A section of the Telopea speciosissima isolate NSW1024214 ecotype Mountain lineage chromosome 3, Tspe_v1, whole genome shotgun sequence genome encodes:
- the LOC122655357 gene encoding uncharacterized protein LOC122655357 yields MAFENYEVDEEEENVEMDEENLAEYDFDEYHGQFDKEFNVNDDADVDFGLESVFTDVHHFRAALGEYAIRNGFDTLKTKNEKDRVTAICVADGCPWRIAQKLESRLRTEPDMKVKSMVDIIRELYGIKVGRMQCYKARLIVKGENEVLHKQQYAKLPLYAKLLIDRNPGTVCIINRHERHDFAEASKFKRVFICLDACKKGFINGCRPFIGLDDCHLKGRYGGILLSAISVDGNNGLFPIAYSVVEVENKDSWRWFLYNLEEALGSNNLPVGLIFMSDKRNGLQDALAEAATKVPNEFLFQKAMQKILLCDKEAHDWLMRSHLSTWSRHAFDFSCKSDHITNNMTESLNNWIGDVRSKPILSLIDEIRVKLMRRFYKRYSHAMKQEGIVTPSVQKIIRSINEQARDCNPMQASDYEFEVLEGRTQFVVHLQNRTCSCRVWEATGIPCKHVAACVMSNREDIHIYCDPCYSVERYKLAYREVIHPLTSLDEWEVVPGDDMMLPPPLKRQPGRPKKNKREPSEPDPSDFRRRSNTVRCDVCKQIGHNSRTCQGGAMKRNDDASGSQSQLTTQELKRAPRATKQARRIRRATGSGPTTGSVPAPRGRGASVARSRGAAVTRTRGVVTRSRRAATGRGAEVATTRGAATGRGVGAVGGRGASVVAARGGRGASVPATRGRGASVPTTRGRGAV; encoded by the exons aTGGCATTTGAAAATTATGAagtggatgaagaagaagaaaatgtagAAATGGATGAAGAAAACTTAGCAGAATATGATTTTGATGAATATCATGGGCAATTTGATAAAGAGTTTAATGTAAATGATGATGCAGATGTTGACTTTGGCTTGGAATCAGTATTTACTGATGTGCACCACTTTAGGGCTGCACTTGGTGAGTATGCTATAAGAAATGGTTTTGATACATTGaagaccaaaaatgaaaaggataGGGTCACAGCCATATGTGTTGCAGATGGTTGCCCATGGAGG ATTGCTCAGAAGCTTGAATCTAGGTTGAGGACAGAGCCTGATATGAAGGTTAAGTCTATGGTGGACATCATTAGAGAGTTGTATGGCATAAAAGTAGGTCGGATGCAATGTtacaaagcaaggttgattGTGAAGGGAGAGAATGAGGTATTGCATAAGCAGCAATATGCAAAATTACCCCTGTATGCAAAACTTTTGATAGATAGGAACCCTGGTACAGTGTGTATAATCAACCGCCATGAAAGACATGACTTTGCTGAGGCTTCAAAATTTAAAAGAGTATTTATCTGTCTTGATGCATGCAAGAAAGGCTTTATTAATGGATGTAGACCTTTTATAGGTTTAGATGATTGTCATTTGAAGGGCAGATATGGAGGAATACTATTATCTGCAATTTCAGTGGATGGGAACAATGGGTTGTTTCCCATTGCATACAGTGTTGTTGAAGTTGAGAACAAAGATAGTTGGAGGTGGTTCTTGTACAACCTAGAAGAAGCACTTGGCTCGAACAACCTACCAGTTGGCCTGATATTTATGTCAGATAAGCGAAAT GGCCTTCAAGATGCACTAGCTGAA GCTGCAACTAAAGTACCAAATGAGTTTCTCTTTCAGAAGGCAATGCAGAAAATATTGCTGTGTGACAAGGAAGCACATGATTGGCTGATGAGAAGTCACCTTTCCACTTGGAGCAGGCAtgcatttgatttctcttgtaAAAGTGATCACATAACTAATAACATGACAGAGTCCTTAAACAATTGGATAGGAGATGTGAGGAGTAAGCCAATTCTATCATTAATTGATGAGATTAGAGTCAAATTGATGAGAAGGTTTTACAAGAGGTATTCACATGCAATGAAACAAGAGGGGATTGTGACACCTTCTGTGCAGAAGATAATCCGTTCAATTAATGAACAAGCAAGAGATTGTAATCCTATGCAAGCATCCGACTATgaatttgaagtcctagaagGGAGGACACAATTTGTTGTGCATTTACAAAACAGAACTTGTTCTTGTAGAGTCTGGGAAGCTACAGGAATCCCTTGTAAGCATGTAGCAGCATGTGTCATGTCTAATAGGGAAGACATTCACATCTATTGTGACCCCTGTTATTCTGTTGAGAGATATAAATTGGCATACAGGGAAGTTATTCACCCACTCACTAGTCTGGATGAATGGGAAGTTGTCCCTGGTGATGATATGATGCTACCTCCACCTTTGAAAAGACAACCAGGAAgaccaaagaaaaataagagggaaCCAAGTGAACCAGACCCTTCagattttagaaggagaagtaaTACTGTTAGGTGCGATGTATGCAAACAAATTGGGCATAATAGTAGGACATGTCAAGGTGGAGCAATGAAG agaaatgatgaTGCAAGTGGCTCCCAAAGCCAACTTACCACACAGGAACTGAAAAGAGCACCTAGAGCTACCAAGCAAGCAAGGAGAATAAGGAGAGCAACTGGCAGTGGACCAACAACTGGCAGTGTACCAGCACCAAGGGGGAGAGGTGCATCAGTAGCAAGGAGCAGAGGAGCAGCAGTAACAAGGACCAGAGGAGTAGTAACAAGGAGCAGAAGAGCAGCAACTGGCAGAGGTGCTGAAGTAGCAACGACCAGAGGAGCAGCAACTGGCAGAGGAGTTGGTGCTGTTGGTGGCAGAGGTGCATCAGTAGTAGCAGCAAGGGGTGGCAGAGGTGCATCAGTACCAGCAACGAGGGGGAGAGGTGCATCAGTACCAACAACAAGGGGGAGAGGAGCAGTATGA